One genomic region from Vibrio sp. SCSIO 43137 encodes:
- the deoC gene encoding deoxyribose-phosphate aldolase — protein MNELRIAAQRAINLMDLTSLNDDDTDEKVIQLCKDAKTAFGNTAAICVYPRFVPLAKKQLREQGTPEIRVATVTNFPHGNDDIEIAVAETKAAIMYGADDVDVTFPYRALKAGNKQVGYDLVLQCKRVCREAGVLLKVIIESGELTESEIRTASELSIEAGADMLKTSTGKVPVNATPRAAEIMLETIERMGVQDRVGFKASGGVRNAEDALLYLDIADSLFGLGWTTTRTYRFGASSLLPNLLATLEQQETEQQPELSY, from the coding sequence ATGAATGAACTTCGTATCGCAGCGCAGCGCGCAATTAACCTTATGGATCTTACAAGTTTGAATGACGATGATACCGATGAGAAAGTGATACAGTTGTGTAAAGACGCCAAAACTGCTTTTGGCAATACTGCTGCAATCTGTGTTTATCCCCGTTTTGTTCCGCTAGCAAAAAAGCAGTTGCGTGAGCAGGGAACACCAGAAATCCGCGTTGCGACTGTAACTAACTTCCCCCATGGTAACGATGATATTGAGATAGCAGTTGCTGAAACCAAGGCGGCAATTATGTACGGTGCGGACGACGTGGATGTTACTTTTCCTTATCGCGCTCTAAAAGCAGGTAATAAGCAGGTCGGTTATGATTTGGTTTTACAGTGTAAACGCGTTTGTCGTGAAGCTGGTGTACTGCTTAAGGTGATTATCGAATCAGGTGAACTGACGGAGTCTGAAATCCGCACGGCTTCCGAGCTCTCTATTGAAGCCGGCGCTGATATGTTGAAGACCTCTACTGGTAAAGTGCCTGTAAATGCGACACCAAGAGCTGCTGAGATTATGCTGGAAACCATTGAGCGAATGGGCGTTCAGGACCGTGTAGGCTTTAAGGCATCTGGCGGGGTAAGAAATGCTGAAGACGCGCTGCTGTACCTTGATATCGCTGATAGCTTGTTTGGTCTGGGCTGGACAACGACTCGCACCTACCGCTTTGGTGCTTCTTCACTACTACCTAATCTGCTGGCGACGCTTGAACAGCAGGAAACTGAACAGCAGCCAGAACTCAGTTACTAA
- a CDS encoding helix-turn-helix transcriptional regulator → MISSRETEYSDPSRELSEKLKQIKGVKFSYAVFPKDNDEIRLDDFPVFSCSQNSVNILSRLIYLYMSCEYKESCLAHFSDWLNSSSASQQSAATTGIRDSYAILASYQVRSFSVVSVAEPSDNFVGFFFIYSSLYSQKQLEDKMEQTGLFSQLEMLHFYLTRRYPRITNPDFYNGSMKERTAEILHLTAAGKSCSEIMQILPLSANGVNYHLGRAKSLLNARNKAELIYNAKRDCFI, encoded by the coding sequence ATGATAAGTAGCAGAGAAACAGAATACTCAGATCCTTCCCGCGAGTTATCTGAGAAGCTGAAGCAGATTAAAGGCGTAAAATTCTCTTACGCTGTATTCCCTAAAGACAATGATGAGATAAGGCTGGATGACTTTCCGGTATTCTCCTGTTCACAGAACAGTGTCAATATCCTATCGAGGTTGATATACCTGTACATGTCCTGTGAGTATAAAGAGAGTTGTCTTGCTCACTTCTCAGACTGGCTAAACAGTAGTAGCGCCAGCCAGCAAAGTGCTGCCACTACAGGCATCAGGGATAGCTATGCTATTTTAGCCAGCTATCAAGTTCGCTCTTTCTCTGTTGTCTCTGTGGCAGAACCTAGTGACAACTTTGTCGGCTTTTTCTTTATCTATTCTTCACTCTATTCCCAGAAACAGCTTGAAGACAAAATGGAGCAAACCGGGTTGTTTTCCCAGCTAGAGATGTTGCATTTTTATCTGACCCGGCGATATCCCAGAATTACTAATCCTGATTTCTATAACGGCTCAATGAAGGAGCGGACGGCCGAGATCCTTCATCTGACTGCTGCGGGAAAAAGTTGTAGCGAGATTATGCAGATTCTTCCGTTGTCAGCCAATGGTGTGAATTACCACCTCGGCCGGGCTAAGTCACTGTTAAATGCCAGAAATAAGGCCGAGCTTATTTACAATGCTAAGCGGGACTGTTTTATATGA
- a CDS encoding aminotransferase-like domain-containing protein, whose translation MAKYEQLVDQIRDQIQNEVWQVGDKLPSLRKQTELSNMSLMTVMQAYQVLESQGWISSHARSGYFVAPKVTSSTPKASKTAIESSENIDINDFIFEVLQESRKPHVVSFGSVYPDTGVHPRNQLNKALASVTRTMPTSSALYNFPPGNDQLRQIIAKRYAAQGMNISPDEIVITAGALDALNLSLQSVTKPGDWVVIESPGFYGALQALQRLNLRALSIRTDPSEGIDLQALETALENYPVKACWLMTNSQNPTGCTMPEEKKQQLVSLLEKHDVYLIEDDVYAELHFSDKKPLPAKAFSKAGKVMHCSSFSKTLLSGFRIGWVAAGEMAIPVQKLQLMSALSVSTPIQQAFAEYLSTRNYENHLRKMRRVLEQNKFAIWQEARNCFPEQVDIHYLDGGYFLWVELPDHLDAAELYRLAIKENISIAPGKMFSLNQRFNNCFRMNASFECGDREKQAIRRLAELIYKMI comes from the coding sequence TTGGCAAAGTACGAACAACTTGTCGATCAGATTCGTGATCAGATTCAAAATGAAGTGTGGCAGGTAGGAGACAAACTTCCCTCTCTACGCAAACAGACTGAACTTTCAAATATGAGCCTGATGACAGTTATGCAGGCTTATCAAGTATTAGAGAGTCAGGGCTGGATCAGCTCTCATGCCCGTTCCGGCTACTTTGTCGCCCCAAAAGTAACCAGCTCAACCCCAAAAGCGTCGAAAACTGCCATCGAGTCATCGGAAAATATCGATATCAATGACTTTATTTTTGAGGTACTGCAAGAGAGCCGCAAGCCCCACGTTGTCAGCTTTGGTTCTGTTTATCCGGATACCGGTGTCCATCCCCGCAACCAGTTAAACAAAGCCTTAGCCTCGGTTACCCGCACTATGCCCACTTCCAGTGCTTTATATAACTTCCCACCGGGTAATGATCAGCTAAGACAGATCATCGCCAAACGCTATGCTGCACAAGGTATGAATATCTCCCCCGATGAGATTGTGATTACTGCCGGAGCGCTGGATGCACTAAACCTGAGTTTGCAATCCGTTACCAAACCGGGTGACTGGGTTGTTATTGAATCACCGGGGTTTTACGGAGCCTTGCAGGCTCTACAACGGCTTAACTTAAGAGCGCTTTCAATAAGGACAGACCCGAGTGAAGGTATCGATCTGCAGGCACTGGAAACCGCTCTGGAAAACTATCCGGTGAAAGCGTGCTGGCTAATGACCAATAGCCAGAACCCGACTGGCTGCACTATGCCGGAAGAGAAAAAACAGCAGCTGGTCTCTCTGCTGGAAAAGCACGATGTTTACCTGATTGAAGACGACGTATATGCCGAGCTGCACTTCTCTGATAAAAAGCCACTACCGGCAAAAGCCTTCAGCAAAGCGGGCAAAGTGATGCACTGCTCATCTTTTTCTAAAACGCTGCTTTCCGGATTCCGCATAGGTTGGGTCGCCGCCGGAGAGATGGCCATTCCGGTACAGAAATTACAATTGATGAGTGCCCTTTCGGTCAGCACACCAATACAGCAAGCCTTTGCAGAGTACCTTTCCACCCGAAACTACGAAAACCACCTGCGTAAAATGAGAAGAGTACTGGAGCAAAACAAATTTGCTATCTGGCAGGAGGCGAGAAACTGTTTTCCTGAACAAGTTGATATTCATTATCTCGACGGCGGCTACTTTCTCTGGGTAGAGTTGCCGGATCATCTGGACGCTGCCGAGCTTTACCGGCTGGCCATTAAGGAAAATATCAGTATCGCCCCGGGTAAGATGTTCTCCCTTAACCAGCGATTCAATAACTGTTTCCGTATGAATGCGTCATTTGAGTGTGGAGATAGAGAGAAACAGGCTATTCGTCGTTTGGCTGAACTTATTTATAAAATGATTTAA
- a CDS encoding reprolysin-like metallopeptidase, with protein MQIYKSIFILLMVGPSFIVNASQLWTATSSERSETSTELTSQNYSANRAALENAMLKGRDSGSTTVTVPLPDGKLAEFNLQYDSILSPQLEAENPQLITYKGTQANQPENSGRFDYTMQGFHAMFHYNGKMVYVDPVRNQPGSYLSYYAKPSEGFIDQVTGVPSDNAINPKQAISARAATQKRTLRLAISTTGEYANYFEGTFDATKAAITTAINRVNQIYSTDLAIEFELVYFNIYTDAATDPFENSNGGADMLHNHISLVDKIGVGAFDIGHLFSTGGGGVARISSVCQNNVKGHGVTGKKAPVGDSFYIDYVAHEIGHQLGATHTFNGTIAACSGGNRSSKTAVEPGSGSTIMAYAGICGKDNLQRNSNAYFHTASIAQIRKLIDSRPTCGTTMELVNQDPVADAGSNYVIPEGTPFVLSGSATDADNDNLSYIWEQMDTGPANSELDLDLGDGPLFRSWSPSPSPDRYLPRLQDLINGTLSKGETYAKTDRTLTFRLTARDGKGGVDSDEMTLTVSGSTKPFRVTQPVTGSMLYKKALVKWLPEGTKQSPINCNKVDILLSDDNGVSFTQILESGTDNDGQHLATLPDISVSDAFMMVKCSNNVFFALSDRFAIDPSGEEDSIDENNENSTSGASGGGITLIWLLVMSVAAVTRRRFG; from the coding sequence ATGCAGATATATAAATCTATATTTATTCTATTAATGGTAGGCCCTTCTTTTATCGTCAACGCTTCTCAGCTATGGACAGCAACCTCTTCAGAACGTTCTGAAACCTCCACGGAATTAACCAGCCAAAACTACTCAGCAAACCGTGCAGCACTTGAGAACGCTATGCTAAAGGGAAGAGATTCCGGCAGCACAACAGTGACAGTGCCTTTGCCGGACGGTAAGCTGGCAGAGTTTAATTTACAGTACGACTCTATCCTCTCCCCTCAACTCGAGGCAGAAAACCCACAACTCATAACTTATAAAGGAACTCAGGCAAACCAGCCTGAAAACTCAGGGCGCTTTGACTACACAATGCAGGGCTTTCACGCCATGTTTCACTACAATGGCAAAATGGTTTATGTCGATCCGGTCAGAAATCAGCCCGGAAGTTATCTCTCTTACTATGCCAAACCATCTGAAGGCTTTATAGATCAAGTAACCGGGGTACCATCCGATAACGCTATCAACCCAAAACAGGCTATATCAGCAAGAGCGGCAACTCAGAAGCGAACGCTTCGTCTGGCTATATCCACCACTGGTGAGTATGCAAATTATTTTGAGGGGACGTTTGATGCAACAAAAGCCGCTATAACCACCGCCATTAACCGGGTTAATCAGATTTACAGTACTGATCTCGCTATCGAGTTTGAGCTGGTTTATTTTAATATCTATACCGATGCAGCCACAGACCCTTTTGAGAACTCCAACGGCGGTGCAGATATGCTGCATAATCATATTAGCTTAGTAGACAAAATCGGCGTTGGCGCTTTTGATATCGGCCATTTATTTAGTACCGGAGGAGGAGGCGTAGCGAGAATAAGCTCGGTCTGTCAAAATAATGTGAAAGGTCACGGAGTAACAGGCAAAAAAGCTCCCGTCGGAGACAGTTTTTATATCGATTATGTTGCCCATGAAATCGGTCATCAACTCGGAGCTACTCATACCTTTAACGGAACCATTGCAGCATGCAGCGGTGGAAACCGCAGCAGTAAAACCGCTGTTGAACCGGGAAGCGGCAGCACCATTATGGCTTACGCCGGAATTTGCGGAAAAGATAACTTACAGCGGAACAGTAACGCCTACTTTCATACCGCCAGTATTGCCCAGATACGTAAACTAATAGACTCAAGACCAACCTGCGGAACAACCATGGAACTGGTTAATCAAGATCCTGTTGCAGACGCCGGCAGTAACTATGTTATTCCGGAGGGAACACCTTTTGTACTTTCCGGCTCCGCCACCGATGCTGACAATGATAACCTATCCTATATCTGGGAACAGATGGATACCGGCCCTGCTAATTCAGAACTTGATCTGGACCTTGGTGACGGTCCTCTGTTCCGCTCATGGTCACCCTCACCTTCCCCTGACAGGTACCTGCCCCGTTTACAAGATCTGATTAACGGCACACTGAGCAAGGGAGAAACCTATGCAAAAACCGACAGAACGCTAACATTTCGTTTAACCGCCAGAGATGGGAAAGGCGGTGTAGATAGTGATGAAATGACCCTGACTGTTAGCGGCTCAACCAAACCTTTCAGAGTCACTCAACCGGTTACCGGTTCAATGCTTTATAAAAAGGCACTGGTTAAATGGCTACCGGAAGGAACAAAACAATCACCGATAAACTGTAACAAGGTTGATATCTTGCTATCAGATGATAACGGGGTAAGTTTTACCCAGATTCTGGAGTCCGGAACCGACAATGACGGTCAACATCTGGCAACCCTGCCGGACATTTCTGTTTCAGACGCCTTTATGATGGTGAAGTGCAGCAATAATGTATTTTTCGCCCTGTCAGATCGCTTTGCTATCGACCCTTCAGGCGAAGAGGACAGCATAGACGAAAACAATGAAAACTCTACCTCTGGCGCAAGTGGTGGTGGCATCACACTGATATGGCTATTAGTTATGTCAGTTGCCGCAGTAACAAGGAGACGGTTCGGATGA
- a CDS encoding TetR/AcrR family transcriptional regulator yields MNDKRALLVETALDLFYRKGINSVGINEVLTASGVAKKTLYHHFSGKEALVLATLEERDKRFMLWLESQLKDADSDQQLVKKLFGALNDWFHNKASELADFQGCFFINTSAEIPERESEISGYCAKHKQNVRQLISRYLSSDNPVLLDMICTLKEGAIVSAYTCNDLNAAERCIDIILASGMMQNKRG; encoded by the coding sequence ATGAATGACAAACGAGCACTGCTGGTGGAGACTGCACTGGATCTTTTTTATCGAAAGGGCATTAATTCTGTCGGAATTAACGAGGTTTTGACGGCATCAGGCGTAGCAAAGAAAACCTTGTATCACCACTTTTCCGGTAAAGAGGCGCTGGTACTTGCTACGCTGGAAGAGAGAGATAAACGCTTTATGCTGTGGCTGGAATCACAGTTGAAAGATGCGGATTCTGATCAGCAGTTGGTTAAAAAGCTTTTCGGTGCGCTCAACGATTGGTTTCACAATAAAGCCTCTGAATTAGCTGATTTTCAGGGCTGTTTTTTTATTAATACCTCTGCGGAAATTCCTGAGCGGGAGAGTGAAATTTCCGGCTATTGCGCCAAACATAAGCAAAACGTACGTCAGCTAATCAGCCGCTATTTATCATCGGATAACCCTGTTCTGCTGGATATGATCTGCACGTTAAAAGAAGGCGCTATTGTTTCTGCTTATACCTGTAATGATCTTAATGCGGCAGAAAGGTGTATTGATATTATTCTTGCGTCGGGAATGATGCAAAATAAGCGCGGCTAA
- a CDS encoding HPP family protein codes for MQNIRHAFIAGFGAAIAIGLLAFFQQVEPGLILLMAPFGATAVLVFGVPDSPLAQPKNVIAGHFITALIGVLFVSLFEVSPLTLAIASGLAVTAMLLSKTTHPPAGANPLLIMLTGQSWSFLFTPVLAGAVIIVLAGKGYQRLTKNV; via the coding sequence ATGCAAAACATTCGTCACGCTTTTATTGCCGGCTTCGGAGCCGCTATAGCTATCGGGCTGCTCGCTTTTTTCCAACAAGTGGAACCGGGGTTGATTCTGCTAATGGCGCCATTTGGTGCAACGGCTGTACTGGTGTTTGGTGTACCGGACAGCCCGCTCGCACAGCCAAAAAATGTCATTGCCGGACACTTTATTACCGCTCTGATTGGCGTGCTGTTTGTCAGCCTGTTTGAGGTGAGCCCCCTTACATTGGCAATAGCCAGCGGGCTGGCAGTCACAGCTATGCTGCTGAGTAAAACCACTCATCCACCGGCCGGTGCCAACCCGCTTTTAATTATGCTGACAGGGCAGAGTTGGTCGTTTCTGTTTACGCCAGTATTAGCCGGGGCTGTGATTATTGTGTTGGCAGGAAAGGGTTATCAGAGGCTGACCAAAAACGTGTAA
- a CDS encoding YdcH family protein, with protein sequence MLGEDHSLLAEFPNYKDTIAQLTKQDEHFASEAKRYNSIDKEIRELELNAAPIDDEAMHGLKHDRAMLKDHLYQRLRSETS encoded by the coding sequence ATGTTAGGCGAAGATCACTCACTACTTGCCGAGTTTCCCAACTACAAAGATACCATTGCTCAGTTAACCAAACAGGACGAACATTTTGCCAGCGAAGCCAAGCGCTACAATTCCATAGATAAAGAGATACGAGAATTAGAGCTCAACGCCGCCCCCATCGACGATGAAGCCATGCATGGCCTGAAACATGACAGAGCAATGCTTAAAGACCATCTCTACCAACGCCTCAGAAGTGAAACCAGTTAG
- a CDS encoding LysR family transcriptional regulator encodes MNRFRQMSLFAQIVESGSITAAADELLLSKSVVSQHLKSLETELGITLLKRTTRRQTLTPAGQEFYHSCKTLNQLAESAWAQAQESLDVPKGVVRITAPNALMETLVTPAVAELMRDYPQLEPELISSDSQLDLVAENIDLAIRVGMSKESSLKQRRIGEFRDVLCVGKSYKNSSDNKELSYIANSWQGRNISHTLQKPSGEVQELTYRARCITNSFHTTVSLIQSGAGMGLIPDFYLAIAEPMLCPVYPGDQLAVNPVYALHPYSQQVPLNVRVSLAAIEHQLNRQVVV; translated from the coding sequence ATGAACCGTTTTCGGCAGATGTCGCTGTTTGCCCAGATTGTTGAGTCGGGATCCATTACCGCAGCGGCTGACGAGTTACTGCTCTCTAAGTCGGTGGTCAGTCAGCATCTTAAGTCTCTGGAAACGGAGCTGGGAATTACCCTTCTGAAAAGAACTACCCGCCGTCAGACCTTAACCCCTGCCGGACAAGAGTTTTATCACAGTTGCAAAACCCTGAATCAGCTGGCTGAAAGTGCATGGGCTCAGGCTCAGGAATCCCTTGATGTTCCTAAAGGTGTTGTCAGAATTACCGCTCCTAATGCTTTGATGGAAACCTTAGTGACTCCTGCGGTTGCTGAACTGATGCGTGACTATCCTCAACTAGAACCTGAGTTGATTAGTAGTGACAGCCAGTTAGATTTGGTGGCGGAAAATATCGATCTGGCCATACGGGTAGGGATGTCGAAAGAGAGCAGTCTGAAGCAGCGTCGTATCGGTGAGTTCAGGGATGTGCTGTGCGTTGGAAAGAGCTATAAAAATAGCTCAGATAATAAAGAGCTGAGCTATATCGCCAATAGCTGGCAGGGACGAAATATCAGCCACACACTACAAAAACCATCGGGTGAAGTGCAGGAGCTGACTTACCGTGCAAGATGTATCACCAATTCTTTTCATACCACTGTCTCGTTGATTCAGTCCGGTGCCGGAATGGGGTTGATTCCCGATTTTTATCTGGCGATAGCTGAGCCTATGCTTTGTCCGGTATATCCCGGTGATCAGCTTGCGGTGAACCCCGTTTATGCACTGCATCCATACAGCCAGCAAGTTCCGTTGAATGTGCGGGTGTCACTGGCAGCCATTGAGCATCAGCTTAACAGGCAGGTGGTAGTGTAG
- a CDS encoding YybH family protein: MSDNATLTACKQGIADWQTAFNRQDAAGCAAQYNENAVMQARPFGEFKGREAIQAFWQNIMDQGFADVDYTNVEWTEAEEGGYILTSSWTMNKAFGVVHREHWLVEEDGRARLISDDFEVQGER; the protein is encoded by the coding sequence ATGTCAGACAACGCAACCCTAACCGCATGTAAGCAAGGCATCGCAGATTGGCAAACCGCCTTTAACCGTCAGGACGCAGCAGGATGCGCCGCGCAATATAATGAAAATGCCGTAATGCAGGCTCGTCCGTTCGGTGAGTTTAAAGGCCGCGAAGCGATTCAGGCATTCTGGCAGAACATTATGGATCAGGGTTTTGCTGATGTGGATTACACCAATGTTGAGTGGACAGAAGCGGAAGAAGGTGGCTATATCCTGACTTCAAGCTGGACCATGAACAAAGCTTTCGGCGTAGTACACAGAGAACACTGGCTGGTTGAAGAAGATGGCCGCGCCCGTCTGATCAGCGATGATTTCGAGGTTCAGGGCGAACGTTAA
- a CDS encoding MFS transporter produces the protein MIRFLICSFTLVLLYPTAIDLYLVGLPQIAADLSASEAQLHTAFSIYLAGMVAAMLLAGRLSDSVGRKPVAIVSALFFIFASWYAAEAELINGFLTARFTQGLGAGGCYVVAFAILRDTLDDKKRAKVLSMINGITCVMPVLAPVIGHLIMLRFPWQSLFNLMAGIGVVVALLSMVVLKESHPLKASHSNSDLLSKTDNKESFLNRFFISRLIITALGCTIILTYVNVSPMLIMGDLGMDRGGYSKVMSLTALVSMIAAFSSPFALSIFSQRTLMIFSQLLFASSALAILLVQLYSLDTSLLFIAFGLLCAGFSIGFGSAMSQALSPFSQRAGAASSLLGVCQLCVSALYIWLMGLIGLSAINILFVSLLLGSIASLALILSNPEPAQRTEYEKVPCSS, from the coding sequence ATGATTCGATTTCTAATTTGCAGTTTTACTCTGGTTCTTCTCTACCCGACCGCTATTGATCTCTATCTTGTCGGCCTGCCGCAAATTGCGGCCGATCTGTCCGCCAGTGAAGCTCAGCTCCATACCGCTTTCTCCATCTATCTGGCTGGAATGGTGGCTGCTATGTTACTGGCGGGAAGACTTTCAGATTCAGTTGGAAGGAAACCCGTAGCCATCGTCAGTGCACTATTTTTTATTTTTGCCTCCTGGTACGCAGCAGAAGCGGAACTGATAAACGGCTTTCTGACGGCAAGATTTACTCAGGGGTTGGGAGCCGGAGGCTGCTATGTGGTGGCATTTGCCATACTACGCGACACCCTTGATGATAAAAAGCGGGCAAAAGTGCTCTCAATGATAAACGGCATCACCTGTGTTATGCCGGTACTGGCACCTGTTATCGGCCATTTGATTATGCTGCGCTTTCCATGGCAGAGCCTGTTTAACCTGATGGCTGGTATCGGTGTTGTGGTCGCTCTGCTTTCTATGGTGGTATTAAAAGAGTCACATCCGCTTAAAGCATCTCACAGCAACTCAGATTTACTAAGCAAAACGGATAACAAGGAGTCTTTCCTGAATCGTTTCTTTATCAGTCGCCTGATCATTACTGCCCTTGGCTGCACCATTATACTCACTTATGTAAATGTCTCTCCGATGCTGATTATGGGCGATCTAGGTATGGACAGGGGGGGCTACTCCAAAGTGATGTCGCTGACAGCGCTGGTCAGCATGATTGCGGCGTTTAGCTCTCCGTTTGCCCTTTCAATATTTAGCCAACGTACCCTGATGATTTTCTCTCAGCTTCTGTTTGCGTCATCAGCCCTTGCCATTTTGTTAGTGCAGTTATATTCACTCGATACAAGCCTGCTGTTTATCGCATTCGGGCTGTTGTGTGCCGGATTCTCAATTGGTTTTGGCTCAGCCATGAGTCAGGCACTCAGCCCCTTCTCTCAACGTGCCGGAGCGGCAAGCTCGCTGCTCGGCGTCTGTCAGCTCTGCGTGTCTGCCCTCTATATCTGGTTGATGGGTCTGATTGGCCTGAGCGCGATAAATATTCTGTTCGTATCTCTGCTATTAGGTAGTATTGCCAGCCTTGCTCTTATACTATCTAACCCAGAACCGGCTCAACGAACTGAATATGAAAAAGTCCCTTGCTCGTCCTGA
- the yidZ gene encoding HTH-type transcriptional regulator YidZ, which produces MKKSLARPDMNLLITLQLLLQQQSVSKAAKILNVTPSTVSKSLNKLRDWFDDPLFIKTPTGLAPAPMVQSMEQELNDWLQMSSQILEKRSDVSMQGMQFNLMIESPLLSLVLEKVVPQIQSHFPDAKIKAGNWEYDSLDAIIRGEADIGFTSRESHPRSKESIDYLPYFVDFEVLFTDQPFVFLHKDHPALQNEWDLNAFLSYPHINLVWEKSETWALDEVLAEMGTKREVALNLSSFEQSLYMAAQPGHNMFATAPKYCQQYAAKLHPDLVCLPIPLEKQYMDKLTIPFTMLWHKRNSHNSKIRWLKESIKALYPDQ; this is translated from the coding sequence ATGAAAAAGTCCCTTGCTCGTCCTGATATGAACCTGCTGATCACTCTGCAACTGCTGTTGCAGCAGCAGAGTGTGTCGAAAGCTGCCAAGATACTCAACGTTACCCCTTCCACGGTAAGTAAATCGCTCAATAAACTGCGCGACTGGTTTGACGATCCGCTGTTTATTAAAACGCCGACAGGTCTGGCACCGGCTCCTATGGTGCAGAGTATGGAGCAGGAACTGAACGACTGGCTGCAGATGAGCAGCCAGATACTGGAAAAGCGCAGTGATGTCTCCATGCAAGGAATGCAGTTCAACCTGATGATTGAGTCGCCACTGCTTTCGCTGGTGCTGGAGAAAGTAGTTCCGCAAATTCAGAGCCATTTCCCCGATGCAAAAATCAAAGCCGGTAACTGGGAGTATGATTCGCTGGATGCCATTATCCGCGGCGAAGCCGATATCGGTTTTACCAGCAGAGAGAGCCATCCACGTTCAAAAGAGTCTATCGACTACCTGCCCTACTTTGTTGATTTTGAAGTGCTGTTTACCGATCAGCCGTTTGTCTTTTTGCATAAAGACCATCCGGCGCTGCAAAATGAGTGGGACTTAAACGCCTTTCTAAGTTATCCGCATATCAACCTTGTCTGGGAGAAAAGTGAAACATGGGCACTGGATGAAGTACTGGCCGAGATGGGAACCAAAAGAGAAGTGGCACTGAATTTATCCAGCTTTGAACAGTCACTGTATATGGCTGCGCAACCCGGCCACAACATGTTTGCCACCGCACCAAAATATTGCCAACAGTATGCTGCCAAGCTGCACCCGGATTTAGTTTGCCTGCCTATCCCGCTGGAAAAGCAATATATGGATAAACTCACCATTCCGTTCACCATGCTCTGGCATAAACGCAACAGCCATAACAGCAAAATACGCTGGCTAAAAGAGTCGATAAAGGCGCTGTATCCAGATCAGTAG
- a CDS encoding helix-turn-helix domain-containing protein, translating to MSNRDLFAELSSALVEAKEHSEGKLTLKTHQVNNISELNISPDEIVSIRKQFNMSRGVFARLLHTSSRTLENWEQGRSMPNGQAVTLLKLVQRHPETLSHIAEL from the coding sequence ATGAGCAATCGTGACCTATTTGCAGAGTTAAGTTCAGCTCTTGTTGAGGCGAAAGAACATTCAGAAGGCAAGCTAACTCTTAAAACTCATCAAGTTAATAATATCAGTGAGTTAAATATCTCACCTGATGAAATTGTGAGTATCCGTAAGCAATTTAATATGTCTCGTGGCGTGTTTGCTCGTTTGTTGCATACATCATCCCGCACATTAGAAAACTGGGAGCAGGGACGTAGTATGCCAAACGGGCAGGCAGTAACTCTTCTAAAACTGGTTCAACGCCATCCGGAAACCTTGTCGCACATAGCTGAGTTATAA